In Candidatus Zymogenaceae bacterium, the DNA window CGTGAATATATTCATCTTTTAAGGGAGACTCTCTTCATGACTCATAATACCATTTCATGGGATACAACGCGGGGAATCATCACCCTAAAAGCGGGAGACCGTACGGAAAGGCTCATACTCCAGCGCCGGGGTTTTCTCCAGTCGTTTTTGGATGAAATTGAAAAAGCGGAGGGGAAAAACGCCGTCACCATGACCCTTCGCTCCCTGCTGACGACCGTGGGCTCACCCAAGGCCGATACGGACAATCCCACCTACGGCCACGTCCGCGACGCAAACGACAAGACCATCTTGCCGATATCCACGGACGGTTCGACCATACCGGACCTCTTCCAGTGGGACGGGAAAACCCGGGACCTGATCGCCTTCGGAAACACCCCGTTTTCCATGCTGCCCCTGAGGTTCCTCCAGGCGTTCAAGGACGCCTCCATTTCCATCCTCACCGAGCACGGTGCCCGGGCCATATTAAACACCGTCACCCGCCGGGCGGGATACGCGGTGGGGCAGCGGGCGTGTGAAAATTACAACTGGAACGACCTGGAAGGGGCCATGGCCTCCATGGACGGGGTGCTTTCCAACAGCTTTCCGTTCCTGGGGTGGGGAAGAACCCGGATCGCCACCAAAATGATGCCCGACGGCATGTATATGTTCTACCTGAAATGCTGGGACGCCTACGAGTCCGACGGCGTCACATCGGACTCCCCGACATGTTTCCTGTTCCAGAAATATCTGGAGGGGCTCGGGGCCATGATCGCCGAGACATATATAGGCGACACAACGGAATCGAAAGAAGTCATGTGTTCCGCCGCCGGAGACGAATGCTGTGCGTTTGCCATCAAGCAGAAAAAAGTAGGCTCAGGCCCCCTCGACTGGAATGAACTGGAAGAACAGTGGCGGGAACTGGACAACCTGGCATTGAAGCCGGAATAGCCGACGTCATCCGAAAGCCGAAAAAAACCCGACATCATCCATATATATACATCAAAGCGGTTTTCGGGCGTCCAATACGTTACCGGTTTCTTACATACATTTTGATTTATTTTCGGGACGACTCCTTCCTAACGGGATTCGTCCCGTTTTTCATGGTAATCCGTCAATCCTCCCTGCATGTTCCGTCCATTGTTCATCCGTCCGGCCGTCGATTCCATGAAAAATAACAGAATGTTTATTCTCCCTTTACATGTATCGGTTAGGGTATGCATGCTTAAAAAAGAACAATACATCCCACACTTGCCCTTTTCATACCTCATTTTTCTCATTGGGCGTCTTGAACCGCACTGGACCGGCGATATGAGACGCCCGTTTTTTATCCCGACTCCGGAAAAAATACTGGTCATTATGCACCCCGCCATGCAATAATATAATAACGTGTGTATGTATCAACGGCTGAGGGAACCTCTTCCCGGACATTCGCACAATCACCATCCCAGCCACCATACTCCTCTTCTTTTATCTTTTATCTCATATCATGGGGCTTTCTATGGAAAAATTCATGGCAACGGACAAGCTCATGACCGCCTCCGAGGCGATCGAGCGTTTTGTGTCCGATGGAGACTCCTTCGTGTTCGCCAATTGCCTCTATTGTATGCCCCTGGCGCTGACACATGAATTGATACGCAAAAAGAAGCGGAACCTCATGTGTTTTCAACAGGGCGGTATCGAGGAAATAGACCAACTGGTGGAATCGGAGGTCATCGATCGGCTGGT includes these proteins:
- a CDS encoding 4-vinyl reductase, translated to MTHNTISWDTTRGIITLKAGDRTERLILQRRGFLQSFLDEIEKAEGKNAVTMTLRSLLTTVGSPKADTDNPTYGHVRDANDKTILPISTDGSTIPDLFQWDGKTRDLIAFGNTPFSMLPLRFLQAFKDASISILTEHGARAILNTVTRRAGYAVGQRACENYNWNDLEGAMASMDGVLSNSFPFLGWGRTRIATKMMPDGMYMFYLKCWDAYESDGVTSDSPTCFLFQKYLEGLGAMIAETYIGDTTESKEVMCSAAGDECCAFAIKQKKVGSGPLDWNELEEQWRELDNLALKPE